In a genomic window of Halalkalibacillus sediminis:
- a CDS encoding HD domain-containing protein, with the protein MAYRDEKLSEEKVFKDPVHRYIHIRDRVIWDLIGTSEFQRLRRIKQLGTTYLTFHGAEHSRFSHSLGVYEIVRRIIENFKGHPNWDEDERLVCLAAALLHDLGHGPFSHSFEKVFDLDHEDYTREIILGDTQVNKILRKVDPGFPQKVADVIHKTYSNKLVVSLISSQIDADRMDYLQRDAYFTGVSYGHFDMERILRVMRPMEEQVVIKESGMHAVEDYIMSRYQMYWQVYFHPVTRSAEVILTKILHRAKELYHSDFKFKLEPRHFKSFFEKKVSLEDYLKLDENVAFYYFHIWQEEDDAILSDLCRRFVDRDLYKYIEFNPGNQYRELMDLKECFIEAGIDPTYYLEVDSSSDLPYDFYRPGEEEERLPIHLMMPNGDFKELSRQSDIVEAISGKKRTDHKLYYAEDLIEQLPQDSELKQRILEILQG; encoded by the coding sequence ATGGCATATCGTGATGAAAAATTAAGCGAAGAGAAAGTGTTCAAGGACCCTGTTCACCGCTACATACATATTCGAGACCGCGTCATCTGGGATTTGATAGGGACTTCTGAATTTCAACGACTTCGTAGAATCAAACAGCTAGGGACAACCTATCTAACTTTCCACGGAGCAGAACACAGCCGTTTCAGTCACTCGTTAGGGGTGTATGAGATTGTCAGAAGAATCATCGAAAATTTCAAAGGTCATCCGAATTGGGATGAAGACGAGCGTTTAGTATGTTTAGCTGCAGCCCTGTTGCATGATTTAGGACATGGCCCTTTTTCACATTCTTTTGAAAAAGTATTCGACTTGGACCACGAAGATTATACACGTGAAATTATTTTAGGCGACACTCAAGTAAACAAGATTTTACGAAAAGTGGATCCAGGGTTTCCCCAAAAAGTAGCTGATGTCATCCATAAGACGTATTCTAATAAATTGGTTGTCAGTTTGATTTCAAGTCAGATTGATGCTGATCGAATGGACTATTTACAACGTGACGCTTATTTTACAGGCGTAAGCTACGGACATTTTGATATGGAGCGGATTCTACGTGTCATGCGCCCGATGGAAGAACAAGTAGTTATTAAAGAGAGTGGCATGCATGCCGTTGAAGACTACATTATGAGTCGATACCAGATGTATTGGCAGGTCTATTTTCATCCAGTCACACGTAGTGCTGAAGTGATTTTGACGAAGATTCTGCACCGCGCGAAGGAATTGTATCACTCCGATTTCAAATTCAAACTGGAGCCACGTCATTTCAAGAGCTTTTTTGAAAAAAAAGTGTCTCTCGAAGATTATTTGAAGTTGGATGAAAATGTTGCTTTCTACTATTTTCATATTTGGCAAGAAGAAGACGACGCGATTTTATCTGATTTATGTCGTCGTTTTGTCGACCGTGATTTGTATAAATATATTGAGTTCAATCCAGGCAATCAGTACAGAGAACTGATGGATTTGAAGGAATGTTTCATTGAAGCGGGAATTGATCCAACTTACTATTTAGAAGTCGATTCCTCATCGGATTTACCTTACGATTTCTATCGTCCAGGTGAAGAAGAGGAACGTTTGCCGATCCACTTGATGATGCCGAACGGAGACTTTAAAGAATTGTCGCGCCAGTCCGATATTGTTGAAGCCATTTCGGGTAAAAAGCGCACCGATCATAAATTATATTATGCGGAAGACTTAATCGAACAGCTTCCACAAGATAGCGAACTGAAACAACGGATCTTGGAAATTTTACAAGGTTAG